In the genome of Lathyrus oleraceus cultivar Zhongwan6 chromosome 4, CAAS_Psat_ZW6_1.0, whole genome shotgun sequence, the window TCCCCTTCTgttttgggattgaaactccaagggtTCAAGCCTTTTTTGCATCCAAATCATCTACTACAAGTTGGcagtgttggtgtaagccctagaggccaatacttttggtacttgtatagaattatttattaataataaaaggctttttctttattatgtttgtttaataaagtccctagaatagctagtacggttaatgtatcaagtgtgacttaatcatgagatcacattaaacataaggacactattcttaaagtatccgtagtcgagctttattgtgaagtgggataacattaaagcattaagactattatgtatatagactgatgatcacatctcatggatcatggataaggagttatcaagtcttaaacataggtatgaatgttaagagtaatatttatactggattgacccgctatgagaatactatgtagaatgttatacaaagtgtcataagttattctcatggtgataatggtgtataccaccatttgacctgaaaccactatggatcctagatgtagagtcgagtgccttattgctgatcaaacgttgtccataactggatgaccataaagacagttgatgggtactccacgaagcatgctaagggatatgagtgacctagatggaatttgcccatcctgcgtaacatgataaatgtctatgggcccaatattgaactgaacaaggatgacacagtctatgccttgtgttcaatatagacataagggcaaaagggtaattatacacataagtattatcataaaaggatttgtcatatcacatgacattttcgtgtcttgggtagcagtgatgtgttgctagataccgctcactgtttattatgttaaatacgtgatttaatataattgccaatgccgcgaaaacctacagggtcacacataaaaggacggattgatgaaagatagagtaactaaggaacactataaggtacgatgcacttaagtgaattgtagaacatcgtaaggtacgatgtacttaagtagaatacaaaatatggtaaggtaccacgcgcttaagtgattttggcatattataagatatgggccacatacacttaagtgggcttttttagcttgcagcccacacaagtggttctataaatagaacccttatgcaaaagcatttgtgcagttgcaatttcatttctctctctctctctctctctctctctctctctctcacacacacacaccacacacacacacaatacactcaaagccttcattcgtagcagctagcactgagattgaaggaatccgttcgtgtggactgagtagaggcattgtcatcgttcaatgttcgtgatcgctccgtagatctgcatcaaaggttacaatcgccacaagaggtaacgattctatcactgatcatgcccattcgtaaggatcactaaaggagattttttttaaattccgctgtgttttggatcgcccttctccttcaggCAGAAGCAAGGTAAATCAAATTGGAAAAGAGATCGAGCTCTGTTACTGTAAACAGAAGGCGAATTTTGAGAACTCtcttctttgattctccctcaattctccatcatttcacttcatttttagttggctaaagtcctaccaatgtaagcaataagattgagttgctttgaggtgaaatcgaagcaactcagttcatccacttcatttttcaattccacacATCTTCTTGTATAGTAAGAATTGGGAAAAATGGAGGCCAGATTCGTGCTTTCCatcattttctttttaaattGGTATATGGGTCTTCAATTTTTGTGAACTTTTGAGGTagaccagtctggtgaggtccaccggaaaagatgaccggagctagggctctggtgcTACGCTGGAACATCCCAGGCCATCTAATCCTTGTCTCACGTTATAATCTTGGCCCTTGATTTGGATTACCATGTTTGCAGCGTATTTGACTTGAGTGCATGGTAGACACCACACGCGTGAccattagatctgccacctcaattaatgagggagatctgatggcccttgttttttctctttttattttaaattttgattttattttttattagcTTATTTTTTTAACtcataataaattcatttttaatccaaaaatatgggactttaaccaaaaatctttaaatattttcctcttccatattttgaattaaaatccttttttggaataattttgatatttttttgtgaattaaatagtttttgacttgtttttaaatatttttaaatacttctgactttccaaaaattctcaatttttttgtctaaggtcctttgaccttgtttgacctaggataaatcccttgccatttatttggtgatttgaagggatttgagtTTTTTCCctttttaaaatgcattttatttcatttttaaattgatttttaattgtttaaatgtttaaaaatattgttgagccatttaGTTGACCTTGTGTTGTTTGGTCTgctgtttggccttgatcatggttgatttgaacttccatttgatcaatactattggatttagggggttgatgaagtgtacacttcatccctcaaaatgaatgtatagtattgatcagatgaaattcctcttatgatcaatttggatttgcatttccctttccctcttcatcttcatccctcttcttccccaatccatcattgaccaatgatttctctctaatccaaatgctagttgattcatcaatgaccttgtgtcagatgaatcaacatgagcttggTTGAGATAAGCCcttcccattttatttttgtgtgtggtatgctttaggagcttgttcctttgtaccatgtctctagtatgcattaacaccaatatttttattgtccgacctcagatagttgtgacttctgcataagtccaattacgattgcttaacatagagctaaatctatccccaaaggcatatcattcttgtaaatgagattgtaagtctcccattcttcatggcattgtgttAAGACTTAACCTTTTcccatttgtgagagctagtgtcatacttgttgatttatccaagttggatcccttctcatagatgatgtcttggttcatgtcttcatacttgtgaatgaatattgagtgttctctaaagaatgacttaaacagttgaactcttcactaacattttACTAATGTTTCCTTATTATTGCTgtacttttatgtcatttacttaatgcaatttaaattttagtacctttatcattcattgccatttacatttaatgcaagatgtttatgtttcaatcattttcactttactcacttgagccatatctttgtgcttgtatatattttgtgcttgtgattttgttctgtttgtggtcttaagaccttaaaatacttaataacaacaaaaaccctaaaaaatgtgttggtggactgttgaaccTCTGCCCTTGACTTGATTTAAACTTTTGGACATAGAGTAGGCAACATCCTTATGCTTTGAAGAACTTAGCCAATGCCATTATCTGAGACTGAGTAACTTTGACTGTGCCTCTCATATAATGCAAACCTTAAGATCTCCCTTTATTCATCTATTACTTTATCTCTATACTTAAATTGTTATactgttattattgttgatgtctgatgattgtttcttTGAGTTTTCCataaggaatatttcatctgatacatttgaagacattgaagactTCTTGTTATTAGAGTGTTTGCTTAAAtgttatggctatctttatttgatgccttggtcttcatattaattgcttggatgtTGATTATACTTGTGGCTTGCTCAATAGTCCAAAGTAAATGGATTTctatttgacattcttgtcttgtggattgcttcccattggtcatatctttttaactctaaacttttaattttgtcTAGGGTcgtcccttcatctcctcctctccttctttaattttaaaatctctcccttatttttaaaaccttctttgtttttgttttcaacttagacatgttttaataagtagaaactttggccttatgccattgattttcaaaatattttctttaatcaaacttgtgaataaacttaatcatattgactttaattttaaaaaaagacaaaaagatataacaacctcatctaatctTTTTGGACTTTGTGCCTTTTTATTTTATAACTTTTGCAAAAGAGAGTGCTTAGActtgagttatctttggttgagatataattctcccattctatgatatttgattataagtctttccatttattaggaGTTAGTGACATAATTTTTTATTGAATCCAAGTTGAAGCCCTCCCACTTAAGTGTTGTAAAGCACTCACTATCGGTGcatgtttggttgagtattctcccattgataacaaaagatctttaaacttttcttaaaatcaatccaccaatcctttgaaatttttaccatgaactacggggtgttgatccctcatttttatgctggtccgtaggcataagaccgaaggtcttgtcaaacacaaaaatataataaatgaattaCTTTCTCATTCCCTCATTCTAACTTTTTTTGCAAACAtcttttcaactaaaacacttgcacacaataacggctccctaggagtacctatgacactttgggtgctaataccttctctttgtgtaaccaacccccttatctgtaatctctgacattttcttagttttgatttgaaaatttcttatctttgggctttgttcgtacttttcccttttcctttgaaaacaataaaagcgcggtggcaactaTAGTTTCACTGACGCTAggtttatccatagctcgatggtcatgaatGCACCGTTACAATTAGTGGACACCCAGTTACCAATCCTAATCCTATGAAGGATATCATATTTGACACTCAACTTTCCAGCATACAACTTTCCTTTGTTTGGCCAGTGTCTTACCTGCTTGGCAATTATCTCCTTGCACACTTGGTCATCTGTAACCTCTAGCTCAGCCTGAGTTACTTCTATTCTTCCCATAAATTTTTTGATTACAGTTGGAGAAAATGTCACGACATTTCCTATAACATACACCTTCCTATAATCAACATTTTTCACATCATCACACCCATCAGGAACAGTCACCACAAACTCCTTGACTAGACTTTCATAGCAAGGGCCAAATTTTCTAACAGTCTTCATCAACCCAGCAACTTTTATAAGCTCTACAACCTTCTTACATTTTAGGGCTTCCTTACCCAATTCCCTATCTAGAGCTACCCTCCTTTGAATAACATACTTCCACCTTTCAGCATTCCTCATATAATGTAAAGAAACATTGTCCAATGGAGCCTCGAGCACAGCAACATGAGGCTTCTTGGTAGCATATCTTTTTACTAGCGTGATGTCCTGGACATCCTTTTCAACATCAAACTCAGCATCACTAGAAGAGACAACTTTCCTCTTCCTAGTAAGGGTAACAACTTTACTCCATGATCTAGTAGGACCAATAGGAGATTTTCCTATGGAGCTTCTAGAGGGAGTACTTTTCAGACCACCAGTTTTTCTTTTTATCTCCTTGGAGGGAGAATTTTCAAACACCACTGCCTTTCCTTTTTGTCTCTGCAGTCTCTTGGCTCTACTAGGAGTCATAATATTGGTAAGAGGTTCCTCATCAGAAGATAGTTCATCAACATTGACAACATTATCAGCTTTATTTTTACTTCTTCTCTCATAAGAAGCATGCTCAGGGACACAATCATCAGCTTTCTTCTTACTCCTTCTTTCAAGAGCAGCATGTTTAGGAACACTTTCCTCATCTTTTTCGCCAGAATCATTGTCAGTGCTAGTTTCTTTTGCCAAAGATGTTTGAACATCTGGCAAAACATCCATGTTCACTTCCTTCAAAATAGATGTAACAAACTTCCTAAGTTCCTTATCAATGGCACTCCTCTCTGCTTCCGTTTGATTCTCAGTGCCTCCAGCATGCATAGTAAGGTTTCTCATCTCAGACCCTTTAGACCTAGACCCTTCTTCAACAAtagttttatcttcactagggaTTATAGGTTTAGAAGACTTACCAGAAGTCTTGACATTCTTTGACACATATGGCATAACTTTCTTCTGAGGGGGTGGATGAATCATGGATAAGGGAGCAATATCCATGACCAGATCAACCAGGTTGATAATTTGGAATGTTTCATTTGCCCTAACAGTTAGGGAAGATGATCCATTGGTTTCAGTTGGGATATGCATGTGCTTGGGTGAAGATTGTTGCGACATTTTAGGTAACACTTGATATAGATGGAATTGGGAAAGACACTTGAGAGAGGGTGAGCACGGATATCTGGAGAGGAATGAAGCATTTGAATGGAATCAGTAGCATATTTTTATCCAAAAGGATACACAATGAGGTAAAGGGTTTAGGTAAGCGTGTCTAGTGTAATAATGAGAGTTACAATCTTGTCTGACACACCTAAATATCTGTAATTTCTATAAATGCTCATTAACCCAAATCCCAAGTTTTCCTCTTAATTTTTCAAATTGAACTGCATCAAAGGCTTTGGTAAAAATGTATGCAAGCTGATTTTCCATGCTAACATTCTCAAGTGTTATGACTTTGTCTTCAACAAGTTCTCTAACAAAATGATGCATGATGTCAATGTGTTTAGTcctgtaagacccaaattttgaacctaagatccctcatgatattctcatcatatgcattagcattgggatcataacttggtatcctccttacccctcattcattgggtttgc includes:
- the LOC127136310 gene encoding uncharacterized protein LOC127136310 codes for the protein MSQQSSPKHMHIPTETNGSSSLTVRANETFQIINLVDLVMDIAPLSMIHPPPQKKVMPYVSKNVKTSGKSSKPIIPSEDKTIVEEGSRSKGSEMRNLTMHAGGTENQTEAERSAIDKELRKFVTSILKEVNMDVLPDVQTSLAKETSTDNDSGEKDEESVPKHAALERRSKKKADDCVPEHASYERRSKNKADNVVNVDELSSDEEPLTNIMTPSRAKRLQRQKGKAVVFENSPSKEIKRKTGGLKSTPSRSSIGKSPIGPTRSWSKVVTLTRKRKVVSSSDAEFDVEKDVQDITLVKRYATKKPHVAVLEAPLDNVSLHYMRNAERWKYVIQRRVALDRELGKEALKCKKVVELIKVAGLMKTVRKFGPCYESLVKEFVVTVPDGCDDVKNVDYRKVYVIGNVVTFSPTVIKKFMGRIEVTQAELEVTDDQVCKEIIAKQVRHWPNKGKLYAGKLSVKYDILHRIRIGNWVSTNCNGAFMTIELWINLASVKL